Below is a window of Arabidopsis thaliana chromosome 2, partial sequence DNA.
GCAAAAACATTGACCCATATTGCCTAATCATGCTAGATGCCTCAGCATTAGAATCCATCACACTTAGTTTGTGGCCAGTCCCAGAGCCTTCAGATAAAACGGAATGATCCACCAAAGAAATAGCTATATGAACAGCATCAATATTATACCCTCCGTCTCCTGCTTCTTTGGATAAGTGCATGATGGCCGGTAGCAACTGAACACTGAGAAGCAAAACATATGGATATACCAAGGGGTCTTTTCCATTCTTTGTGTAGTATGAAGGCTCAAATTTATTGAGATAAGCCTGAAGATCATCCAAACTGTATGGCGCAAGGCCATCATTCAGGACCACAGATGAGGATCCACCAGTGACGTCTCTTATGCATGACAATTTGAACCATAAGAAATCTTCAATTGTGTTAAAGAGTGTAGATAGATCCCTCAGTATGCGCTCAATTTGCCTACGGGAACCAGAAATGATAGTGTAGAGTAGGAGTTTTTTCTTGTCATAAGCTGTTCGACCCAACCGATCGCCCATCCTTAGCATTTTCTCACATTCTTCTGATGCAATAGCTGCAGACTCTGCAGCCACCATACCATCTGTGGTAATCCACTCTGTAAGCtgccaaaaaaaggaaatgtaAAGAAAGAGctgattccaaaacgcttgtataatatatcaaaatctaaaGTAAACCTACCAGTGGTGCAAATTGCTGAGATGACCGTGTTGACCGAGCAATTTCCCTAGCCTCCTCATAATACCCAGTTCGCAAGCAAAAATATATCTGGGGTTTACGAGATAGATATAACTCATTCAGGTCCGCAGTGTAAATCTCTCTATCTCAATCATATGGTCCTGAAAAGGTTTAAAATTCAAAGCAAGAGGGAGATAATCCAAAACCTGTTGCCAAGTAGTATCAACAGGAGGCTGCCTACGAGCATCAGttgaatcaaaatctaaaactccATAGTCTCTCAAACGAATCTGCACAGTATAGATAAcatgaaaataagaaagctAAACAGCCCTATGAACATTTTCTGTGTGGTTTCAATCTGGGACACTAACCCGAAGGAAAGCACGAATTCTTTGCAAATTTCCAACAGATCCACCAAGAGCAGCCTAGAACAGGAATataaaaagcaagaaacatGTCAAAATGATTACCAACATTCTTGAAATAGGATTGAAAGATCATGGAACCTTTTCAGACAGCACCCAACCATTTGAGGCAGAGGATAATCAAAATATGTATTGACATACAAGTCTTAACTCTTCTTATTAAGTATACAAAAAATGGATACCTGTGTAGGGTGAGTTTGAATTGTGTCCATTATAAATTTCTCATGCCCATGTTGTAAATGATGTCTTGCACCTATCGCGAGGGCCATCCTCTTCGAAACACCCTGTCGAACTGCTGAATCTTCACCTGTTATTGCCTGGAAAAAGTTTGTCAACAATCAGTCATTTGcatgaaattaagaaaggtggaaagataaaaacaatccTTAAGAGGGTGGTTGGCTGGAAGATATAGTTTCCAGTCAAAAGATTACCTGAACAAGCTGCCATATTTTCTGCATGTTGACTGATTTTCCACGAGTTACCTCAGCACCAAGAGTATCATAAGCGTCCTTAAAACACATAGCAGGCtatacaaaagtaaaaataggATCAGTAGAAAGCACAACCAAACAATCAATATGAGGGTAGCCAGCTTCAATGGCTGCTGCATGAAAGCTAGAGTGCATACCGAACAAAAAGTTATAACAATTCTAGCTAGACTTCTAAAAGTAGATAaggaaatgaatttttttcagCTACAAGTATCAACAGTAATTCAATTCAAGTGAACCAATACTAAGTTTTAAGACAAGGTATAGGAAATACATACTCTAAATGGCATGCCTCGTTCTCTTGAAGTGTTAAGTTTCTTCACAACCTCCCCATAGACATATGCTTTTTTCTCATGAATGGGTATGTTAGCCAGAGCCACGAGTTCTTTGCCTGGAGTTGAGGATACTCGAGGACTCGAACCCACCGGCACTAGTTGACCAGCATGAGCCTCTCTGCTTGTAtcaatcatatttgttttaggTAGCATTGATATTCTGCTGAGGCTCTGAAGGAAGTcacgtttttcttttctccaatCCTCCTGTCAAGTCAAAATTCACATTCAATATTTAGCATCCATATCTTTCTAATATATCACTTAGCAAACCATCCACATCCATGAAAAGTCTCTTTACAAAGATAAAAGCATAGTACAAATGTAGAATTgacaaacaacaacattgCAGAATTGTATCACAGTGACTtatcattaaattaaaattaaaaatagcCAGAATACAAACCTCCAACACTTTCATCATGTAGTCATTAAAGCTTCGAACATTATCCTTTTGGGCTTCCTGAATAGCTGATACCATAGCCATTTCATGaacctaaaacaaaacaataacaatacaCATCATATCGACCAATCCTCGCCAAGAAAATCAATCTATATGATGATAGATATAGTAAACCTTGGAGAAATAGAAGTACCTGTTGCAGGTATTCTTCAACGCTCGTCGCCTCAGCAGGGAACACATCCTCAAATGTTGTCTTTTAAGagtattcaaaataaataaaaacatcacATAGTGgcaaaaaagaataatcacATTTGAATAGCAGACAGCAAGCTGAGAGATGTGTAAGCATACAAAGGTGGGACTCCAATGCCTTACAATACCAATAGTCGGACCAAAGACACAGTCAGACAACAGCAAGTGATCATGAATTTGTTTGCTAAGACAGCTAAAGAAGTAGATTCGTTTGACGACATATGAAAAATTTGTTTCACTacaagtaaaaagaaaactacttACTCACATATTGTACTTTCTTATCTCAAGGAAAAACACACCAATAGACAAAGTAATCCTTGAAGCACATTATAAGGAGAGACAGCTAAGATGAAAAATGTCACCTTGAGCTCGAAAGATTTAAGATCACGAGCTAGTTGCTCTGCATTGATTCCCTCCCGTGCGAGTAGTCTGCAAAATGTCCAacgacaaaaaagaaagacaagagAATTAACGCTTGCTTTTGGGTAGTAGCTACGTCCCATTTGAAAGCTGAGCAATGAATTCAAGACATTTCAAATTCTTGTTCGCATACAAAACACAATAACAAGTGAATGAGACGGTAAAAATGAGATTAACCTAGTGGCAGCAATAGACTGAGAAGGAGCTTCGTTCCTCAGGGTTTTAGCCTTGAGCTTCTTCGATAACGCTTCCAACTGATCTAAATTTCTCTGATAGTGAAACAGACAAAAATCAATCGAACTAATCTTAAACGATGAACCTCAAAACCAGCGGAAAGAGGAAGAACCTGAAGAGGAGGAAACTGAGAAGAAGGAGCAGCTTGCTCCAGAAGCTTCGACGAAGAATGGAGAAGATCAGTCCAACCACTCATCTCTTGGTCGTTCGCCATTGATTTTGGATTCGAGCTACTACTACGCAGTCGGGGAAGCAGCAAAGAGAGGGTTTCCGTCGGGATTCAAAcctttttgatttattttgttttatgttattacCTTTTACGACTAATTATACTTTTCTgttaatatatagaatttcTTTAAATTCGATAAGAAAAAATAGCTATTTACTGTATTTAGCCCATTTTTAAGAATTAGACAACCAATGAAGACAAATTAAAAAGCCATCAAAAATGCTCTGTAAAtccaaacatatttttgtctcattttcttttcatgaacaaagtttttttccGCTTTGCGAATATTGTATGGGGGAATaagattatgaaaaaattaCCATCTTactataacaataataatattcctttcttcaagttttttaACGCCATTACAAGAATCTTAAGCAAAGGActtcaaaaaagatttgaaaaagaaacaaaaggctctactagagagagagaacaattGCTTTGTATCTTCCTCAGTCGATATAGATTTATAGATATAGATAGTTCTCTATTGCATatagaagaatcaagaaacgACTTCAAGGACTTGACAGGTTTTTCAGATCCTCTTCCTTTGCATACCAACTTGGTGCTATCTTTGACAGATGTGGATACAAGTCTTTGTATGAATTCCTTATTGTCCCTTCTGCTACTCCTGTCGCATGCGATATATCTGCACCCCACCCCAAATATTAATCAgtctatgttttgtttaaaacgAATCAATGAGAATAAATGAGACCCGAAAGAATGAAAAAACCGAACCTTTGAGAGTCTTCTTGTCATCAGACAGCTGGGTTATGATATAGATGACTACTGCTGCTATTGATATAGGACTCCTCCTGCAATTTCCCAAAATAAACATCTTTAAGATTCTGCTGTGTTTATCTCCGTCCCGAACTGAGGGAAATAATTGAAATGTACCTTATATCAAATTCCTCAGATTTTTGCACAGCTTCCTGAGCAGCTTTCACCGCATGGTTAGACATTGCAAGGTTGGAGCAGAACCTTCTCTGCAATTTCATCAAATACAGAGTTATGAAACCACGTAGTCAATGCAGCCAGCATAATCAACTGTTTCATAACATAATTAGCACACTCTAGCTAGGTTCTGGTATCAGCaacaattttagttttagacAAACTCACCATGAAATCACCAGCGTGTATAGTTCCTAAATCCACAGACTGACCAGGCTCCAGTCCCAATGTCTTAACAATGTAGTCTTTTGCTCGGCCAATTTCCTTCTTTGTCGCCCCATTGGCAATAACGCATATTTCTATTCACAAGGTTCACGAGTTTGATTGACTTATGTCAAAGCTATATCAAGAGGTAACAAGACTCTCTCAAATGAGAAATCTTTGAAATGTACCCTTAATAGTTCGTGGCTTGTCCTCTTGGCGACAAGCAATGTACAGACAGGCTGCATAAAGTGCATCCTGATTTCTTCCCCTGCTTGACTTCTGATCCTCCAGCCTCTTATATAACTCATTAGCCCGATCCTACATATCACGAAAATCCACCAAAGCTGTAAATGAAATGCTCCAACAGCACATCCTAACATATACATTCCACAAACATATTAAGTTAGCAGAGACGAACAAGTTTACCTTGATAGTTGCAACAAGTCCCAACCtggaaaaaatatcaacaagTTAGTGTTCTCTATTATCACAAGGATAATAATGTACATACACAGCAGAACATAAATCTGGCAATGTAAACAAACACTCTAAACAACCAACAGAAACTTCATCCCTTTGAGGAACAGACTAACACATCACGAGCTAAACGCATAAAGTACAAGGAAAGTGAAAACTCTCaatgaaagattaaaaagGAAGCTCCTTTTGTTCTTTAATTGACAATGTAATTTCACAAACGTATGCAAGAGGCGTGATGATAAATCAAAGCAAGTTCATACAAAATCAATCTCCAATAGGATTAAGGATCGTGTGATCTAAACGTTTCAATTGTTTATAAAGTTGCAATCCAATCTCAGAGAAGGTGAGATCTCAAAATGGGGACTACCTTTCAGACATGGTAGCAATGGTTTTAAAAGCTTGAATCAAACCACGATCGGAATTGGAGTTACGATTCTGCCACCTCccgagagaagaagacaagaaatcACCAGATGAACCATTGGGCTTAGCGATAACAGTGGTTAAAGCACTATCAGCGAGAAGCGGGTTGGTTGGACCACCGACACGATTGGGATCGCTGTTGGAAGATTCATTAGCGAAGGTACGCCACTCAGAGGTCTCATCAATGGAGTGAgattccaaaaccaaaccacacTCGGAGCAAAGGGTATCTCCGGCTGAGTGATCGACAACCAACTCCGTCTCCTTTTTACAATCCGTACAATACGCATCCGACATGATTCCAaatgaaaaccctaaaaaaaattaacccagaaattgaaaaatcaaCAACCCTAAAAATTGAGATCTTAAAATCGGTTACAGATTCCTTCGATTTCTctacttctctctctatctctcgtcttcttcttcgtcgcgAAAAAAATCggagacaaagaaaacaaaacacgaGAGATGTAACTTAtgtggagaaggagagaatcCGTAGGTTTGGTTTCCGGTTTTATAGACAAAGAGATGAGGGAAAATTAAGCTCTAGGGCGGTGCATCGTGAGGAGAAGATCTAGATCGTTTATTTAAGTGGGACCTATTAATAATCAATCGGACGGTGGATTAATTTTCTCCAGCGATTGacgtttgttttttatttttattttaaattagcTTGCTTGTCCGTTTTAGGAGGacagaggaaaaagaaacaagtgaCTTGTTAGGGAAGTCATACCGGTCGCATGTGTTGGAATTTAGTTGGAAGATTTTAGGAGTGTTTGGATATAGGTACAGATATAAACTCGGCATTGAGCCCATTGTAGTACTATTGTTATCGCCATTTGGGTCACTAAATGGACCCTTTTTGAACTTTGGTTCAGTATACAATCAAAATACAGAAACCAACTTTTGGGTAATTTTATTCCTGAAATAGCTAAACATTAGTACGTGAGACAAAACTGGTCATTTGCTTTGAAGGTGACATATATCACCCCTTTTTATACGTGTCTCACAACATTTACAGAAATTATTTAACTttataaagatgaaaaaaaaaaaaaaaaactttataatttaATGATATATGAATGCTTTGAATCAACaactttaaccaaaataaaagaaaattaatgcTTTGGATTTATATCCATATTATGtgagttcaatttttttgcaACAAAATCTTACTCAGGATAagttatatttatgaatagagagtttttttatttaagatattactttataaaagaaattaaagatatttCTGTCTAAAGTTATTACTGATTACACCTAAACATTAAATAttacagattttatttttattagatgtAAATCTTTACCATGTGAAAGGAGTAGATACTTTCAAACAGATTAAAGCAATTTGGATATCCGATACAAGAAATTAATACTATGACATTGCAGATTATTAACATTGCTGACATTGTATCAGCTATATCTCTCCATGATGATTTTCATTTACCAAAACCTTGAAACATTTTGGGCATGCCAAACTAGGTGACCACTAAGACAAGGAGATAGACTGTGTCCTTCCACGTTAAGGAGGCAAATCCGTGCTACCATTCGCAATTTTTTTGAGTAGCATGtgagaaaataatttagaaacaaGCAGTAAATctgaaaatatgatattactcttgatataacaaaatatgatattaattaCTCTTGGgtaaaggaaaacaaatatgataGTTAGTACTCTCTGTGTttggacaaaaatatttttgccTGCTTGCATCGGATTACCGTAATACGACTGTTTGTCTTCACTCCGAACAACCGGAGATGAGTACAATACGACTACATTAAATATAAGATTGTAATATGAATTGAGAGTCAAATTAACAAGGGGGAATTCAGTTATTTCTTTGTATGTTTAAGGAATAGGTGATGGGTTAGCCTGGTGTAAgactatatatgtttgaatatAGGAATTATTTGGACTTTTCTTAACAGTAATGCATTGTGTGGGGGTAAATAATGATTGGGTAATACAAGGGTATTGCTACTTATTACAGTACAAGAGTTCTGAATATCAATAGTTTGGACTTTACAACGTTCAATTTCTGGAATGGATCAATGAGATTCGATGATACATATTTCTATCATGctcataatttaaaatgttgTTGAAAAGGTATGCAGATCGTGTTGTGTGGATTAAAATAGCGTTGGATATCGTTTAAAACAAGTGCTGCCGCGATATAACTATCTTGTCCAAAAAACGATAATAGCTAGGTGTCCAAAAAAACGTTTCATactttcatctcttttcttttcttgcaaGAGTGCCATAAAATGAAAGTATGAAACAAATTACCACCTTTGCTTGTATACGTTGTTGTTATCAGTTACaattaaattcaatttttaagtTTAGTCAATTTCACGGACGCGGTTAAGATGTTAGGCGGTAGCCGACCATCAAAATAGAGTTAAACATTGGAttattctctatatatagcTACATAACAAATTCATTATCCGAAAATTTTCAGGCAATAAAGAACATATTGGAGCAAACAATAATTTATCGtaagagtttttttaaaattcgttggaacttggaagggattttaaatattattttgttttccttcatttttatAGGTTAATAATTGTCAAAGATACAACTCGAtggaccaaaataaaataataaaattcgTCGAATTTGGTAAAGCAAAACGGTCGAGGATAGCTAATATTTATGCGAAACCCGTTGTCAAAGCAGATGTTCAGCGTCACGCACATGCCGCAAAAAGAATATACATCAACCTCTTTTGAACTTCACGCCGTTTTTTAGGCCCACAATAATGCTACGTCGTCTTCTGGGTTCAccctcgttttttttttaaacttctAACCGATAAAATAAATGGTCCactatttcttttcttctctgtgtATTGTCGTCAGAGATGGTTTAAAAGTTGAACCGAACTATAACGATTCTCTTAAAATCTGAAAACCAAACTGACCGATTTTCttaactgaaaaaaaaaaaaaaaaaaactgaatttaGGCCAACTTGTTGTAATATCACAAAGAAAATTCTACAATTTaattcatttaaaaataaagaaaaatttaggTAACAATTTAACTAAGTGGTCTATCTAAATCTTGCAAATTCTTTGACTTTGACCAAACACAACTTAAGTTGACAGCCGTCTCCTCTCTGTTGTTTCCGTGTTATTACCGAAATATCAGAGGAAAGTCCACTAAACcccaaatattaaaaatagaaacattaCTTTCTTTACAAAAGGAATCTAAATTGATCCCTTTCATTCGTTTCACTCGTTTCATATagttgtatgtatatatgcgTATGCATCAAAAAGTCTCTTTATATCCTCAGAGTCACCCAatcttatctctctctccttcgTCCTCAAGAAAAGTAATTCTCTGTTTGTGTAGTTTTCTTTACCGGTGAATTTTCTCTTCGTTTTGTGCTTCAAACGTCACCCAAATCACCAAGATCGATCAAAATCGAAACTTAACGTTTCAGAAGATGGTGCAGTACCAGAGATTAATCATCCACcatggaagaaaagaagataagtTTAGAGTTTCTTCAGCAGAGGAAAGTGGTGGAGGTGGTTGTTGCTACTCCAAGAGAGCTAAACAAAAGTTTCgttgtcttctctttctctctatcctCTCTTGCTGTTTCGTCTTGTCTCCTTATTACCTCTTCGGCTTCTCTACTCTCTCCCTCCTAGGTACTACTATTTCTCCCACACAAtcttaacttcttcttcttttttggtatttcTATTTGATTCATCACttatcttctctgttttttactCTTCTCCAGATTCGTTTCGCAGAGAAATCGAAGGTCTTAGCTCTTATGAGCCAGTTATTACCCCTCTGTGCTCAGAAATCTCCAATGGTTAGTCTTTTTATTTCACCTTTTTACCAACTcctgaagaaaacagagttttgatcttttcatCTTAATATTAGAAACAGAGTTAGTGTATAATCTGCATAAAACTTACGGTTATCGATTCTTGTTTATGCACGCAGGAACCATTTGTTGTGACAGAACCGGTTTGAGATCTGATATTTGTGTAATGAAAGGTGATGTTCGAACAaactctgcttcttcctcaatCTTCCTCTTCACCTCCTCCACCAATAACAACACAAAACCGGAAAAGATCAAACCTTACACTAGAAAATGGGAGACTAGTGTGATGGACACCGTTCAAGAACTCAACCTCATCACCAAAGATTCCAACAAATCTTCAGATCGTGTATGCGATGTGTACCATGATGTTCCTGCTGTGTTCTTCTCCACTGGTGGATACACCGGTAACGTATACCACGAGTTTAACGACGGGATTATCCCTTTGTTTATAACTTCACAgcattacaacaaaaaagttgtGTTTGTGATCGTCGAGTATCATGACTGGTGGGAGATGAAGTATGGAGATGTCGTTTCGCAGCTCTCGGATTATCCTCTGGTTGATTTCAATGGAGATACGAGAACACATTGTTTCAAAGAAGCAACCGTTGGATTACGTATTCACGACGAGTTAACTGTGAATTCTTCTTTGGTCATTGGGAATCAAACCATTGTTGACTTCAGAAACGTTTTGGATAGGGGTTACTCGCATCGTATCCAAAGCTTGACTCAGGAGGAAACAGAGGCGAACGTGACCGCACTCGATTTcaagaagaagccaaaactGGTGATTCTTTCAAGAAACGGGTCATCAAGGGCGATATTAAACGAGAATCTTCTCGTGGAGCTAGCAGAGAAAACAGGGTTCAATGTGGAGGTTCTAAGACCACAAAAGACAACGGAAATGGCCAAGATTTATCGTTCGTTGAACACGAGCGATGTAATGATCGGTGTACATGGAGCAGCAATGactcatttccttttcttgaaACCGAAAACCGTTTTCATTCAGATCATCCCATTAGGGACGGACTGGGCGGCAGAGACATATTATGGAGAACCGGCGAAGAAGCTAGGATTGAAGTACGTTGGTTACAAGATTGCGCCGAAAGAGAGCTCTTTGTATGAAGAATATGGGAAAGATGACCCTGTAATCCGAGATCCGGATAGTCTAAACGACAAAGGATGGGAATATACGAAGAAAATCTATCTACAAGGACAGAACGTGAAGCTTGACTTGAGAAGATTCAGAGAAACGTTAACTCGTTCGTATGATTTCTCCATTAGAAGGAGATTTAGAGAAGATTACTTGTTACATAGAGAAGATTAAGAATCgtgtgatattttttttgtaaagttttgaatgacaattaaatttatttattttattaagttttttttggtaagttatttattttattaagttttgtaGTATATCGTCGTTATTCGTTAAGATAATaatcaatttgttttcaatattttaggaaatatTTGAAgcacaagaaaagaaatagtAGGTGGTCCTATTGGacctatataaataaactaaaatatttattgaatatcaaaattttgtaattgatAAAGAAGTTTGGACTTCATCGCCGCTCACTCCTCTCTCATCAACTATCGCCTTTCTCTTGTTCGCCCTAATT
It encodes the following:
- a CDS encoding Nucleoporin interacting component (Nup93/Nic96-like) family protein (Nucleoporin interacting component (Nup93/Nic96-like) family protein; FUNCTIONS IN: protein binding; INVOLVED IN: transport; LOCATED IN: nucleolus; EXPRESSED IN: 24 plant structures; EXPRESSED DURING: 15 growth stages; CONTAINS InterPro DOMAIN/s: Nucleoporin interacting component Nup93/Nic96 (InterPro:IPR007231); BEST Arabidopsis thaliana protein match is: Nucleoporin interacting component (Nup93/Nic96-like) family protein (TAIR:AT3G57350.1); Has 357 Blast hits to 350 proteins in 149 species: Archae - 0; Bacteria - 0; Metazoa - 168; Fungi - 130; Plants - 48; Viruses - 0; Other Eukaryotes - 11 (source: NCBI BLink).), which encodes MANDQEMSGWTDLLHSSSKLLEQAAPSSQFPPLQRNLDQLEALSKKLKAKTLRNEAPSQSIAATRLLAREGINAEQLARDLKSFELKTTFEDVFPAEATSVEEYLQQVHEMAMVSAIQEAQKDNVRSFNDYMMKVLEEDWRKEKRDFLQSLSRISMLPKTNMIDTSREAHAGQLVPVGSSPRVSSTPGKELVALANIPIHEKKAYVYGEVVKKLNTSRERGMPFRPAMCFKDAYDTLGAEVTRGKSVNMQKIWQLVQAITGEDSAVRQGVSKRMALAIGARHHLQHGHEKFIMDTIQTHPTQAALGGSVGNLQRIRAFLRIRLRDYGVLDFDSTDARRQPPVDTTWQQIYFCLRTGYYEEAREIARSTRSSQQFAPLLTEWITTDGMVAAESAAIASEECEKMLRMGDRLGRTAYDKKKLLLYTIISGSRRQIERILRDLSTLFNTIEDFLWFKLSCIRDVTGGSSSVVLNDGLAPYSLDDLQAYLNKFEPSYYTKNGKDPLVYPYVLLLSVQLLPAIMHLSKEAGDGGYNIDAVHIAISLVDHSVLSEGSGTGHKLSVMDSNAEASSMIRQYGSMFLHHGDLQMTVEYYAQAAATVGGGQLAWSGRSNVDQQRQRNLMLKQLLTEILLRERGIYFLLGARGSGEEGQLGRFFPDSRLRQQFLVEAAHQCQEAGLYDKSIELQKRVGAFSAALETINKCLSEAICSLARGRLDGESRTSGLILAGNDILETYKYYPEVSLQERERVMEQETILRELEAILSIHKLGRLGNHLDALREIAKLPFLHLDPRMPDATADVFQSASPYFQTCVPDLLKVALTCLDNVPDTDGSIRAMRSKIAGFLASNTHRNWPRDLYEKVARSF
- a CDS encoding Glycosyltransferase family 61 protein (Glycosyltransferase family 61 protein; FUNCTIONS IN: transferase activity, transferring glycosyl groups; INVOLVED IN: biological_process unknown; EXPRESSED IN: 14 plant structures; EXPRESSED DURING: 8 growth stages; CONTAINS InterPro DOMAIN/s: Glycosyltransferase AER61, uncharacterised (InterPro:IPR007657); BEST Arabidopsis thaliana protein match is: Glycosyltransferase family 61 protein (TAIR:AT3G57380.1).) gives rise to the protein MVQYQRLIIHHGRKEDKFRVSSAEESGGGGCCYSKRAKQKFRCLLFLSILSCCFVLSPYYLFGFSTLSLLDSFRREIEGLSSYEPVITPLCSEISNGTICCDRTGLRSDICVMKGDVRTNSASSSIFLFTSSTNNNTKPEKIKPYTRKWETSVMDTVQELNLITKDSNKSSDRVCDVYHDVPAVFFSTGGYTGNVYHEFNDGIIPLFITSQHYNKKVVFVIVEYHDWWEMKYGDVVSQLSDYPLVDFNGDTRTHCFKEATVGLRIHDELTVNSSLVIGNQTIVDFRNVLDRGYSHRIQSLTQEETEANVTALDFKKKPKLVILSRNGSSRAILNENLLVELAEKTGFNVEVLRPQKTTEMAKIYRSLNTSDVMIGVHGAAMTHFLFLKPKTVFIQIIPLGTDWAAETYYGEPAKKLGLKYVGYKIAPKESSLYEEYGKDDPVIRDPDSLNDKGWEYTKKIYLQGQNVKLDLRRFRETSIGPRLGNFSVCFKG
- the TFIIB gene encoding transcription factor IIB (transcription factor IIB (TFIIB); FUNCTIONS IN: RNA polymerase II transcription factor activity, transcription regulator activity, zinc ion binding, translation initiation factor activity; INVOLVED IN: translational initiation, regulation of transcription, DNA-dependent, transcription initiation, regulation of transcription; EXPRESSED IN: 25 plant structures; EXPRESSED DURING: 15 growth stages; CONTAINS InterPro DOMAIN/s: Transcription factor TFIIB related (InterPro:IPR000812), Cyclin-like (InterPro:IPR011028), Transcription factor TFIIB, cyclin-related (InterPro:IPR013150), Zinc finger, TFIIB-type (InterPro:IPR013137), Cyclin-related (InterPro:IPR013763), Cyclin (InterPro:IPR006670); BEST Arabidopsis thaliana protein match is: Cyclin-like family protein (TAIR:AT3G10330.1); Has 1967 Blast hits to 1965 proteins in 361 species: Archae - 538; Bacteria - 1; Metazoa - 305; Fungi - 294; Plants - 195; Viruses - 14; Other Eukaryotes - 620 (source: NCBI BLink).), with translation MSDAYCTDCKKETELVVDHSAGDTLCSECGLVLESHSIDETSEWRTFANESSNSDPNRVGGPTNPLLADSALTTVIAKPNGSSGDFLSSSLGRWQNRNSNSDRGLIQAFKTIATMSERLGLVATIKDRANELYKRLEDQKSSRGRNQDALYAACLYIACRQEDKPRTIKEICVIANGATKKEIGRAKDYIVKTLGLEPGQSVDLGTIHAGDFMRRFCSNLAMSNHAVKAAQEAVQKSEEFDIRRSPISIAAVVIYIITQLSDDKKTLKDISHATGVAEGTIRNSYKDLYPHLSKIAPSWYAKEEDLKNLSSP